A region of Deltaproteobacteria bacterium DNA encodes the following proteins:
- a CDS encoding DHA2 family efflux MFS transporter permease subunit — MRYVDISQSVITFTRPAPVSAGVLPPDHMAAEHKHKWLTLVAMTGSLSMIFVDQTVVSVALPRIQTDLGMSQSGLQWIINAYVLSLAATVALGGRLGDRFGRVRAFVTGVILFAFASAACGLAPNEAVIIASRAFQGVAASLMVPSSAAIVIESFDIRERGKAMAIYVGVAQAFLAVGPLLGGFLTEFLSWRWVFWINLPVGALALFMTYVSKPADIIPDNGRVRLRYAALLMAGMFSFVFGIQQGHDWGWISPITLGLVTGGFLLLAFFAYTQIKTENPLIQMRLFKNPAFSADAVLMFCIQFAMISIIVFGAIYLQKILGFTPLHAGFALMPIIFAVVIMSQISGRIFDRVGVRLPALVGTFLIAVGFFSQAPFLARADFMWILPGMILLGFGIGFVMVPTNTDALNRAPSEYRGQASGVMQTVRQMGATVGLACIGGLVATLEGWEVSGIMGAYGDFPGGKDRLAGLIRSALEGQPGAVNELSSVSPGLIGDLNVSVSKSIAAGYYFAGGVVVAAFFIALFFMRSGRQKEDA, encoded by the coding sequence TTGAGATATGTTGACATTTCACAGTCGGTCATTACATTTACCCGGCCGGCGCCAGTAAGCGCGGGCGTGCTGCCCCCCGATCATATGGCTGCCGAACACAAACACAAATGGCTTACCCTTGTTGCGATGACCGGCTCACTTTCCATGATCTTCGTGGATCAAACGGTGGTTAGCGTCGCGCTTCCGAGAATACAGACGGATCTCGGTATGTCGCAGTCCGGGCTCCAGTGGATTATTAACGCTTATGTGCTGTCGCTTGCGGCGACGGTTGCTCTGGGCGGAAGGCTTGGGGATAGATTCGGCAGGGTCAGGGCGTTTGTCACAGGGGTGATACTTTTCGCCTTTGCATCGGCTGCATGCGGGCTTGCCCCCAATGAGGCTGTGATAATCGCGTCCCGCGCATTTCAGGGAGTGGCGGCATCTCTGATGGTTCCTTCCTCGGCTGCCATAGTAATCGAATCATTTGATATTAGGGAGAGGGGGAAAGCAATGGCGATTTATGTCGGAGTTGCTCAGGCTTTCCTCGCGGTCGGACCTCTTCTGGGTGGATTTCTCACCGAATTCCTTTCATGGAGGTGGGTATTCTGGATCAACCTGCCCGTGGGAGCGCTCGCCCTGTTTATGACGTACGTATCAAAACCGGCCGATATCATACCAGACAACGGCAGAGTTCGGCTGAGATATGCCGCACTGCTTATGGCCGGGATGTTCTCATTTGTGTTCGGTATTCAGCAGGGGCATGACTGGGGGTGGATTTCCCCGATTACACTAGGGCTCGTAACGGGGGGATTCCTGCTTCTGGCGTTCTTCGCGTACACTCAGATAAAGACCGAGAACCCGCTCATACAGATGCGTCTGTTTAAAAACCCGGCGTTTAGCGCCGACGCCGTGCTTATGTTCTGCATCCAGTTCGCTATGATAAGCATTATAGTTTTCGGAGCGATATATTTGCAGAAAATACTCGGTTTCACGCCGCTTCACGCAGGTTTTGCCCTCATGCCGATAATCTTCGCCGTAGTCATTATGTCCCAGATCTCGGGGCGCATTTTCGACAGAGTCGGGGTAAGGCTTCCCGCGCTCGTAGGGACTTTTCTCATAGCGGTCGGGTTTTTTTCTCAGGCCCCTTTCCTGGCAAGGGCGGATTTCATGTGGATACTGCCGGGAATGATACTCCTCGGATTCGGGATCGGATTTGTAATGGTGCCCACCAATACCGACGCGCTTAACCGTGCCCCGAGCGAATACCGCGGACAGGCGTCAGGGGTAATGCAGACCGTAAGACAGATGGGCGCCACGGTCGGGCTTGCCTGTATCGGCGGTCTGGTGGCCACGCTTGAGGGGTGGGAAGTATCCGGAATTATGGGCGCTTACGGCGACTTTCCGGGAGGTAAGGACAGACTGGCGGGGCTTATAAGAAGCGCGCTTGAAGGGCAGCCGGGCGCCGTAAACGAGCTTTCTTCCGTCTCGCCCGGGCTGATCGGAGACCTGAACGTCAGTGTTTCGAAGAGCATTGCGGCAGGCTATTATTTTGCGGGCGGAGTAGTGGTCGCAGCTTTCTTCATAGCGCTCTTTTTCATGCGCTCGGGTCGTCAGAAAGAGGACGCGTGA
- a CDS encoding sulfotransferase family 2 domain-containing protein: protein MIISHKHKFIFIKTRKTAGSSIQIYLSKHCGEKDILTPIDRPEQPYRPRNYRGLYNPIPEFLERRRSPSKLFVTFCRFFILRRYQSHIKARELRKRLPRDVWEGYYKFTVERNPWDKVLSHYHFVRQRYGKYNKDISFDEYLEVAELPYNYTKYTDLNGEIIVDRVLRYENLTDELCEIFGSLGVPFNGSLGTVEKSHYRKDRRHYREVYTPGQKAKVEKLFQPEIELLGYEF from the coding sequence ATGATTATTTCACATAAGCATAAATTCATTTTTATAAAGACCAGGAAGACTGCGGGATCGAGCATTCAGATATATCTGTCAAAGCACTGCGGGGAGAAGGATATTCTCACCCCGATCGACAGGCCCGAACAGCCTTACCGTCCCAGGAATTACAGAGGTCTCTATAATCCGATTCCCGAATTTCTTGAGCGCAGGAGATCACCATCCAAGTTGTTTGTAACGTTCTGCCGTTTCTTCATACTGAGAAGGTACCAGTCGCACATAAAGGCGAGGGAATTAAGAAAGAGATTGCCGCGCGATGTGTGGGAAGGGTATTATAAATTCACGGTCGAGAGAAACCCGTGGGACAAGGTGCTGTCGCATTACCATTTCGTCAGGCAGCGCTATGGGAAGTATAATAAGGATATTTCCTTCGACGAATATCTGGAAGTGGCCGAGCTTCCTTACAACTATACCAAGTACACTGACCTTAACGGTGAAATAATTGTGGACCGGGTGCTCAGGTATGAAAACCTTACCGACGAGTTGTGCGAGATTTTCGGTAGTCTCGGCGTTCCTTTTAACGGCAGCCTTGGCACGGTCGAGAAATCCCACTACCGCAAGGACAGGCGCCACTACAGAGAGGTATATACACCCGGGCAGAAAGCCAAGGTAGAGAAACTGTTCCAGCCTGAAATCGAGCTTCTCGGGTATGAGTTTTGA
- a CDS encoding class I SAM-dependent methyltransferase, whose amino-acid sequence MSGKFDPEKRFNDRAKVYDGDILKIIPGYAALHETALHLLETTLPEDAYVLVAGVGTGNEAVTLASRNPGWRITGFDIAENMIKASGEKVARLGLGDRIELIHGGLDDVLQESFDAAACLLVTHFIPYEKKLEFLRAIAFRLNPGAKLVTADFTGDRKSDEFGQFVKAWESYQLETREPEDVAEGLKHTRHDLDILSHEEAISHLEEAGFRDVRLFWKSLVFSGYIAERE is encoded by the coding sequence ATGTCCGGGAAGTTCGACCCCGAAAAACGGTTCAACGATAGAGCAAAAGTCTATGACGGGGATATACTGAAGATAATCCCGGGATACGCCGCTCTCCATGAGACGGCTCTTCATCTGCTGGAGACAACCCTTCCAGAAGACGCCTATGTCCTCGTGGCGGGCGTGGGAACCGGGAACGAGGCCGTGACACTCGCATCACGGAACCCCGGCTGGCGCATTACGGGATTCGATATTGCGGAGAACATGATCAAGGCGTCGGGGGAGAAGGTCGCCAGGCTCGGCCTCGGGGACAGAATAGAGCTAATTCACGGCGGGCTCGATGACGTGCTTCAGGAGTCATTCGACGCTGCCGCCTGCCTTCTCGTGACGCACTTCATCCCGTATGAGAAAAAACTCGAGTTTCTAAGGGCAATTGCGTTCAGACTGAATCCGGGAGCGAAGCTGGTAACGGCGGATTTCACAGGGGACCGGAAATCGGACGAATTCGGGCAATTCGTCAAAGCGTGGGAGTCGTATCAGCTCGAGACGAGAGAGCCTGAAGACGTCGCCGAGGGGCTCAAACACACGAGGCACGACCTCGACATACTATCTCACGAAGAGGCGATCTCGCACCTGGAGGAAGCGGGGTTCCGGGATGTTCGGCTATTCTGGAAATCGCTCGTCTTCAGCGGCTATATAGCGGAAAGGGAATGA
- a CDS encoding MerR family transcriptional regulator, whose amino-acid sequence MNMKEYSLSIGELAKLININPRTIRYYEEISLLPRPERGANNYRVYSEDTIKRLKFIKKAKSLGFTLNDIKRIITISDKGDDPCEHIGGLLKQRIVETDIRLKELKKLKTNLKKLEREWSGMQKLEVCNSDELICPKIEMYFNNK is encoded by the coding sequence ATGAACATGAAAGAATATTCACTCTCTATCGGCGAGCTGGCAAAGCTAATCAATATTAACCCGAGAACAATACGCTATTACGAAGAAATCAGTCTCCTGCCCAGGCCAGAGCGCGGTGCGAACAACTACAGAGTGTATTCGGAAGATACGATAAAAAGGCTTAAATTCATAAAGAAAGCAAAAAGCCTGGGGTTTACACTCAATGACATCAAACGGATTATCACTATAAGCGATAAAGGTGATGATCCCTGCGAGCACATTGGTGGACTGTTAAAACAAAGAATTGTTGAAACCGATATTAGACTAAAGGAATTGAAGAAGCTTAAAACCAATCTGAAAAAACTGGAGAGAGAGTGGTCGGGGATGCAAAAGCTTGAAGTGTGCAATTCGGATGAACTAATTTGCCCGAAAATTGAAATGTACTTTAATAACAAGTGA
- a CDS encoding group III truncated hemoglobin produces MAIVTGDIENREDIDRLVGRFYERMMDDPVIGFIFTFYAKIDLDKHLPVICDFWETVLFQNPVYEGGAQAMNVHTDLNSKIPLKNQYFTRWLYLFHNTIDEYFEGPVANRAKERSGSIATLMKKRLGVLPDC; encoded by the coding sequence ATGGCTATCGTTACAGGGGATATCGAGAACAGAGAAGACATAGACAGGCTGGTCGGAAGGTTTTACGAGCGCATGATGGACGACCCGGTTATAGGGTTTATCTTCACTTTCTACGCTAAAATAGACCTCGACAAACACCTCCCGGTTATCTGTGATTTCTGGGAGACGGTGCTGTTTCAAAACCCCGTTTACGAGGGCGGCGCGCAGGCCATGAACGTGCACACGGACCTGAACAGCAAAATACCGCTCAAAAATCAGTATTTCACCAGGTGGCTGTACCTGTTTCATAATACAATCGATGAGTATTTCGAAGGCCCTGTTGCCAACAGGGCTAAAGAGAGGTCGGGTTCGATAGCGACTCTGATGAAGAAGCGATTGGGTGTCCTGCCAGACTGCTGA
- a CDS encoding circularly permuted type 2 ATP-grasp protein, whose product MDFNDYDTEGYYDELFEAQARPRPGTSILIDRLESLPSGDILRRQKAAEAALFNMGVTFTVYSDETGIEKIFPFDIVPRIVEPGDWKQIEDGLKQRIYALNLFIDDVYHDQKIIKDGIIPEEILYSGKCFQEQCRGINPPKGIWCHITGTDLVRDKDGKFYVLEDNLRTPSGVSYVLENRQVLKRTFPLVFEASKVRPVDDYPERLLSTLQHLTPDNTSQPTVALLTPGIYNSAYFEHSFLAQQMGIELVEGSDLVVSDGYVFMRTTKGFQKVDVIYRRIDDTFLDPTAFNPDSLLGVPGIIDVYKAGRVALANAPGTGIADDKVIYAYVPKIIKYYTGEDAILPNVPTYVCWDEKEKEHVLGNLDKYVVKAANESGGYGMLVGPHAGPKEREEFAEKIKANPRNYIAQPTVSLSRVPVIVDDHFEGRHVDLRPYVLYGEDIYVMPGGLTRVALRKGSLVVNSSQGGGSKDTWVLETVPGN is encoded by the coding sequence ATGGATTTTAACGATTATGATACAGAAGGATATTACGACGAGCTCTTCGAAGCGCAAGCCAGACCGCGGCCCGGAACCAGCATACTCATAGACAGACTGGAGTCATTGCCTTCGGGAGATATACTCAGAAGGCAGAAAGCGGCCGAGGCGGCTTTATTCAATATGGGAGTCACTTTTACGGTCTATAGCGACGAGACGGGTATAGAGAAGATCTTCCCTTTCGATATAGTGCCCAGGATTGTTGAACCGGGTGACTGGAAGCAGATAGAGGACGGTCTTAAACAAAGGATTTACGCCCTCAATCTCTTCATAGACGATGTTTATCACGACCAGAAGATTATAAAAGACGGTATTATCCCGGAGGAAATACTTTATTCGGGTAAGTGCTTTCAGGAGCAGTGCAGGGGCATAAACCCGCCCAAAGGCATTTGGTGTCATATTACCGGAACCGACCTTGTGAGGGACAAAGACGGGAAGTTTTACGTGCTTGAGGACAATCTCAGAACCCCCTCCGGGGTCTCCTATGTGCTGGAAAACAGGCAGGTGCTCAAAAGGACCTTCCCACTCGTGTTTGAGGCTTCAAAAGTGAGGCCCGTGGACGATTATCCGGAGAGGCTTCTGAGCACGCTTCAGCACCTTACACCGGATAATACTTCCCAGCCTACCGTCGCGCTCCTTACGCCGGGTATATACAACTCCGCATACTTCGAGCATTCGTTCCTCGCTCAGCAGATGGGTATTGAGCTCGTCGAGGGTTCCGATCTGGTCGTATCGGACGGCTATGTTTTTATGAGGACAACTAAAGGCTTTCAGAAAGTGGATGTAATTTACAGGAGGATAGACGACACCTTCCTCGATCCTACGGCGTTTAACCCGGATTCGCTTCTCGGCGTTCCCGGCATAATAGATGTTTATAAGGCGGGGCGCGTGGCGCTCGCCAACGCTCCCGGCACCGGTATAGCGGACGACAAGGTCATATACGCTTACGTACCCAAAATAATCAAGTACTACACGGGTGAAGACGCGATTCTGCCCAACGTACCGACTTATGTGTGCTGGGATGAGAAGGAAAAGGAACACGTTCTCGGAAATCTGGATAAATATGTCGTAAAGGCGGCGAACGAATCGGGCGGGTACGGCATGCTTGTAGGCCCCCATGCCGGTCCGAAAGAAAGAGAGGAGTTTGCGGAGAAGATAAAGGCCAACCCGAGAAATTATATAGCCCAGCCTACGGTCTCTCTGTCGAGGGTGCCGGTCATAGTCGACGATCACTTCGAGGGCAGGCACGTGGACCTCAGGCCCTACGTCCTCTACGGCGAGGATATCTACGTAATGCCCGGAGGGCTCACGCGCGTAGCCCTCAGGAAAGGCTCTCTCGTCGTCAACTCGTCTCAGGGAGGCGGGAGCAAGGACACGTGGGTTCTGGAGACAGTTCCGGGCAATTGA
- a CDS encoding alpha-E domain-containing protein, translating to MLSRVANSIYWMSRYFERAENIARFIDVNLHLILDSPVELDEQWEPLIKITGDIEHFEERYGDDATKDNVIHFLTFDRENPNSIISALTNARENARSVREIISSEMWEQINKSYFNLLGAEGESGRLDSPHDFYTNIKMQSHLFIGITDTTMSHGEGWHFARLGRLIERADKTSRILDVKYFILLPRVEDVGSPIDNIEWAALLKSASAFEMYRKKYRKIDPRKVAEFLMLDSFFPRSIHYCLMKAEESLHKITGTEPGTYRNEAERKLGRLCSELDYANIDEIISGGLHEYLDNFQTKLNLVGDAIFDTFFALTPIVEGQHNEFNGTLKGQE from the coding sequence ATGCTTAGCAGAGTAGCAAATTCTATTTACTGGATGAGCCGTTATTTCGAACGGGCGGAGAACATAGCCAGATTTATAGATGTTAATCTTCACCTCATACTCGATTCCCCCGTGGAGCTCGATGAGCAGTGGGAACCATTGATAAAGATTACGGGGGACATTGAACACTTCGAGGAGAGGTACGGGGACGACGCCACCAAGGATAATGTCATACATTTTCTCACATTCGACAGGGAAAACCCGAACTCCATAATTTCCGCGCTTACGAACGCTAGGGAGAACGCGAGGTCTGTCCGAGAGATCATATCTTCCGAGATGTGGGAACAGATTAACAAGAGCTACTTCAACCTTCTCGGAGCCGAGGGCGAGAGCGGCAGGCTCGACTCACCTCACGATTTCTACACAAATATCAAGATGCAAAGCCACCTTTTTATCGGAATTACGGATACTACGATGTCCCACGGCGAGGGCTGGCATTTCGCGCGCCTCGGCCGCCTGATAGAAAGGGCGGACAAGACATCCCGTATCCTTGACGTCAAGTACTTCATCCTGCTGCCCCGGGTGGAGGACGTGGGGAGTCCTATAGACAATATCGAGTGGGCAGCGCTTCTCAAATCCGCAAGCGCTTTTGAGATGTACAGGAAAAAATACAGGAAAATAGATCCGCGCAAGGTTGCGGAGTTCCTGATGCTGGACAGTTTTTTCCCCCGCTCCATACACTATTGTCTGATGAAAGCGGAAGAGTCCCTTCACAAGATTACCGGCACGGAGCCGGGCACTTACCGGAACGAGGCTGAAAGGAAGCTCGGGCGCTTGTGTTCGGAGCTTGACTACGCTAATATTGATGAAATAATTTCAGGCGGTCTGCATGAGTATCTGGACAACTTTCAGACCAAGCTCAACCTCGTCGGGGACGCGATATTCGATACCTTTTTTGCGCTGACTCCGATAGTGGAGGGGCAGCATAACGAATTCAACGGGACACTTAAAGGCCAGGAATGA
- a CDS encoding peptidase codes for MTFCVGMKVRKGLVGIADTLVTTGTECITARKVTIHQYGRHSLFLMTSGLRSVRDKALTYFNEVLEESDQTFDKLYKAVNAFAAQVRRVGDEDKEALEEAGLHFNLFSIIGGQLEQDREHKLYMLYPQGNWVEVGQGTPYYLIGESSYGKPIMDRALSYELNMDMALKIGYLAFDATRASAIDVDYPIDVVLYRADTYEIVEHRYERDQLIEISKWWQDVLREGIRELPHEWMKLAFDKLGDKSK; via the coding sequence ATGACATTCTGCGTCGGTATGAAAGTGAGGAAGGGGCTTGTGGGAATTGCGGACACGCTGGTGACCACCGGCACGGAGTGCATAACCGCGAGGAAAGTTACCATACATCAGTACGGGAGACATTCGCTATTCCTCATGACCTCCGGTCTCAGGTCCGTAAGGGACAAGGCGCTTACCTACTTCAACGAGGTTCTCGAGGAGAGCGACCAGACCTTCGATAAGCTGTACAAGGCGGTGAACGCGTTCGCCGCTCAGGTGAGGCGGGTCGGGGACGAGGATAAGGAGGCGCTCGAAGAGGCGGGGCTTCATTTTAACCTCTTCTCGATTATCGGTGGTCAGCTGGAGCAGGACAGGGAGCACAAGCTCTACATGCTCTACCCGCAGGGCAACTGGGTGGAAGTCGGCCAGGGAACCCCTTATTACCTCATAGGGGAGTCGAGCTACGGGAAACCCATAATGGACAGGGCTCTGTCTTATGAGCTCAACATGGATATGGCTCTCAAGATCGGTTATCTCGCGTTTGATGCAACGAGGGCGAGCGCCATAGACGTGGACTATCCTATAGACGTGGTGCTTTATAGAGCGGACACCTACGAGATTGTTGAGCACAGATATGAAAGGGACCAGCTGATCGAGATTTCAAAATGGTGGCAGGACGTGCTCAGGGAAGGGATAAGGGAGCTCCCGCATGAGTGGATGAAACTGGCTTTCGACAAGCTCGGCGACAAATCAAAATAA
- a CDS encoding transglutaminase family protein produces the protein MIISIRHTTRYSFSSEVFLEPHTVRLRPRSDCTQKLIDFDLAVDPEPSGKADIIDISGNDCVSLWFSGTLTSLTLKTEAMVETLRTNPFDFIITDNSVARLPADYSSDFQFSIKPYLIRSSEPGGKLEDFASSILEETNGDTIKFLSTLNSRIYSDFEQTVRQEGPPFPPEVTLLSGMGTCRDLTLLFMESCRAAGLAARFVSGYREAEMHSTERQLHAWAEIYLPGGGWRGYDPSEGLSVTDSHVALASGVMPEDAAPVTGTFRGDGASAKIEFEIDVTTEK, from the coding sequence ATGATTATATCTATCCGCCACACTACCCGGTACAGCTTCAGCTCTGAGGTTTTCCTGGAGCCGCATACGGTAAGGCTCAGGCCCAGGAGCGACTGCACACAGAAGCTCATCGACTTCGACCTCGCGGTAGACCCCGAGCCCTCGGGAAAGGCCGATATTATTGACATTTCAGGGAACGACTGTGTAAGCCTATGGTTCAGCGGAACTCTGACAAGCCTTACATTAAAGACGGAGGCAATGGTCGAAACCCTGAGGACCAACCCCTTCGACTTCATAATTACCGATAATTCCGTAGCCAGACTGCCGGCGGATTACTCCTCCGACTTTCAATTTTCCATCAAGCCTTACCTGATCAGAAGCTCTGAGCCTGGCGGCAAGCTGGAGGACTTCGCGTCTTCTATACTGGAAGAAACGAACGGGGACACGATCAAGTTCCTTTCCACGCTTAATTCACGCATCTACTCGGACTTCGAGCAGACCGTGCGTCAAGAAGGCCCGCCTTTCCCCCCTGAAGTCACACTTCTCTCCGGGATGGGCACGTGCAGGGACTTAACGCTGCTGTTTATGGAATCGTGCAGGGCCGCAGGGCTCGCCGCGCGGTTTGTGAGCGGGTACAGGGAAGCTGAAATGCACTCTACGGAACGGCAGCTTCACGCGTGGGCGGAGATATATCTGCCCGGAGGCGGCTGGAGGGGGTACGATCCGAGCGAGGGGCTTTCGGTCACGGACTCTCATGTGGCCCTTGCATCAGGGGTTATGCCTGAGGATGCGGCCCCTGTAACAGGGACTTTCAGAGGGGACGGAGCAAGCGCTAAAATTGAGTTTGAAATCGATGTGACCACTGAAAAATAG
- a CDS encoding SprT-like domain-containing protein, translated as MTSREEIISDWIVERKRWGLNDWVLRFSNQKRQLGYCKPRSRVISISLAFMITNPYSVMRDTLLHEIAHALHYMKTGKTNHDNGWREIAKRVGCRPERCASGEELQMPRGKYIGVCPSCGKTVQFYRKVRRSYSCNECGRGYDSRYRLRIIPAEKYDADRWTSIAKQQVLPFYPKKKRV; from the coding sequence ATGACATCCCGCGAAGAGATAATCAGCGATTGGATAGTGGAGAGGAAAAGGTGGGGTCTTAACGACTGGGTGCTACGGTTCTCGAACCAGAAAAGGCAGCTCGGCTACTGCAAGCCCCGGAGCAGGGTCATTTCCATTTCCCTCGCGTTCATGATAACAAATCCTTACTCCGTGATGAGAGACACGCTTCTGCACGAGATAGCGCACGCGCTTCATTACATGAAAACGGGTAAGACGAACCATGACAATGGCTGGAGGGAGATAGCCAAGCGGGTAGGGTGCCGTCCGGAGCGATGCGCGTCGGGGGAAGAGCTGCAGATGCCCAGGGGGAAATATATAGGAGTATGCCCTTCCTGTGGTAAGACCGTGCAGTTTTACAGAAAGGTGAGGAGGAGCTACTCGTGCAATGAGTGCGGCAGGGGGTACGATTCCAGGTACAGGCTCAGAATTATTCCCGCGGAGAAATACGATGCGGACAGGTGGACATCTATTGCCAAACAGCAGGTCCTTCCTTTTTATCCGAAAAAGAAAAGGGTCTGA
- a CDS encoding VOC family protein has product MKIRFAHLSITATDLKKLSEFYMKALGFVPALAEKGFSGEWVEKGTGVKGADFRRIHLRLPGSEDSPLLEIIQYTETIDGASRGPANSAGIRHVAFEVESDENLRKLFDLVIRNGGGKLGEISSHRVEGLGEVSFVYMTDPEGNIVELVSWSRE; this is encoded by the coding sequence ATGAAAATAAGATTCGCTCACCTGAGCATTACGGCAACAGACCTGAAAAAGCTGTCCGAATTCTATATGAAAGCACTCGGCTTCGTTCCCGCGCTTGCGGAAAAGGGGTTTTCAGGAGAATGGGTCGAAAAGGGGACAGGTGTAAAGGGCGCCGATTTCAGGAGAATTCACCTCCGTCTTCCAGGCTCTGAAGATAGCCCCCTTCTGGAGATAATTCAATACACTGAAACGATAGACGGCGCATCGCGAGGGCCTGCGAACTCAGCCGGGATAAGACATGTGGCTTTTGAGGTCGAAAGCGACGAAAATTTGAGAAAACTGTTCGACCTTGTAATAAGAAACGGCGGAGGGAAGCTGGGGGAGATTTCCTCGCACAGGGTAGAAGGCCTTGGAGAGGTGAGCTTCGTTTATATGACCGACCCCGAGGGCAATATAGTGGAGCTTGTCAGCTGGAGCCGTGAGTGA
- a CDS encoding MFS transporter yields MERTKPERLPHKKTVIASSLAIILEWYDFSIFGFYAVVLSKLFFPFADDTTAILSTFMIFALSFLFRPLGSVIISSLGDRFGRKNAFILTVILMTFPTVLIGLLPTYGSIGVAATILLIVLRIGQALSVGGERSATLSLLTEIAPPNLRGLYGSMSLFSTTTGILLASAVCGLVSSMLTEEQLYSWGWRIPFLLGIVSGIAAFLLRRIVKESRIFLNLKESGETSESPLIESVREHWRSVLTILTATIMFAVSFYLIFVYIITFATRFGDMPLSRILNINTMNLAICTLLVPLGGYFSDRVGRKPALIVGCAGEIVVGFLLFKVFAGDNLTLKILTQLAGGLMNVIFAGAFAAFMVESFPTRVRMSGISMGNVIGFSVFGGSAPLVASYLISATGDVTAPGIYLALASAVSLIAVLRINETFRKELK; encoded by the coding sequence ATGGAACGAACAAAGCCGGAAAGGCTGCCGCATAAAAAAACAGTGATAGCGAGCTCGCTTGCGATCATCCTCGAATGGTACGACTTCTCAATCTTCGGGTTCTACGCGGTAGTCCTGTCGAAACTCTTCTTTCCCTTCGCTGACGATACAACGGCTATCCTGTCGACTTTTATGATATTCGCGCTCAGCTTTCTCTTCCGCCCGCTCGGCTCCGTCATAATATCGAGCCTCGGCGACAGGTTCGGACGGAAAAACGCCTTCATCCTCACCGTAATCCTCATGACGTTCCCCACCGTTCTCATCGGTCTGCTTCCCACTTACGGCAGTATAGGCGTAGCGGCAACGATTCTTCTCATCGTCCTCAGAATCGGTCAGGCGCTTTCAGTAGGCGGGGAGCGCTCTGCGACACTCTCGCTCCTTACCGAGATAGCCCCGCCAAACCTGAGGGGCCTTTACGGAAGCATGTCGCTCTTCAGCACTACGACGGGCATACTGCTCGCCTCCGCCGTGTGCGGCCTCGTCTCAAGCATGCTCACGGAGGAGCAGCTTTACTCCTGGGGATGGAGAATCCCCTTTCTGCTGGGAATTGTATCAGGAATTGCTGCTTTTTTACTGAGGAGAATCGTGAAGGAGTCCCGGATTTTTCTCAATTTGAAGGAGTCGGGCGAGACATCCGAATCTCCCCTCATCGAATCGGTAAGAGAACACTGGAGATCGGTCCTGACGATCCTTACCGCGACGATTATGTTTGCCGTGAGCTTCTACCTCATATTCGTATATATAATCACTTTCGCCACACGTTTCGGGGACATGCCCCTATCCCGAATACTCAACATCAACACCATGAATCTGGCGATCTGCACTTTGCTGGTCCCCTTGGGCGGCTACTTCTCGGACAGAGTCGGACGGAAGCCCGCGCTGATTGTCGGATGCGCGGGGGAGATAGTAGTAGGGTTCCTGCTATTTAAAGTTTTCGCCGGGGACAATCTCACACTTAAGATTCTGACGCAGCTGGCAGGGGGGCTGATGAACGTGATATTCGCGGGCGCGTTCGCCGCCTTTATGGTCGAGAGCTTCCCCACGCGCGTCAGGATGAGCGGCATATCGATGGGGAACGTTATCGGCTTCTCTGTATTCGGAGGCTCGGCGCCGCTGGTCGCCTCCTATCTTATAAGCGCAACAGGCGACGTAACCGCGCCCGGCATATACCTCGCGCTTGCCTCAGCGGTCTCACTCATAGCTGTCCTCCGCATAAACGAAACATTCAGGAAGGAGCTTAAATAA